One genomic segment of Erythrolamprus reginae isolate rEryReg1 chromosome 2, rEryReg1.hap1, whole genome shotgun sequence includes these proteins:
- the LOC139160253 gene encoding zinc finger protein CKR1-like isoform X2: MAKDRRPRIAAQKYKFQQFTDPANRLLNNSNHNHDDDEEDDDDDEEEEHEELRPGTSQSAPRKVKPLTRRETPKQPKIIPVVKKDKATQRGHALKKSLERRCSDCTRTLHSAGRGRQRSEANAAREKPFQCSDCGKCFIWSSHLERHRRMHTGEKPFKCLNCGEAYSQNFHLLQHSCAQLIEKPFKCPECGKRFAQSSALENHQKGHTAEKPHKCSDCGKCFIWASHLERHRRVHTGERPFKCPECGESYSQSAHLAKHRRNHMGERPYNCPACWRSFAQISELEEHKKTHLGCEDCGKVYRSRQTLMRHQRGHHRERTHLCEECGKGFVWASHLERHRRVHTGERPFPCPICGEKFAQKVHLLHHNKTHSHTRPYKCGDCDKCFGDSSAFLAHQRGHAMEKNHKCRYCSKSFAWSSHLERHQRIHTGEKPYKCPDCPERFSQTSQLFKHQRRHLGKRPYKCSECGRSFGTTLEVLVHQRTHFGTKPFRCSSCGKGFTRRANLLKHQRCHVKDSPKEHLMEVKCEGFSSI, from the exons ATGGCAAAGGACAGGAGACCAAGAATAGCTGCCCAGAAATATAAGTTCCAGCAGTTTACTGATCCTG CTAATCGACTGCTAAACAACAGTAACCacaatcatgatgatgatgaggaggacgACGATGACGACGAAGAGGAAGAGCATGAAGAATTGCGGCCAGGTACCTCTCAAAGTGCGCCCAGAAAGGTCAAACCCTTGACGAGACGGGAGACTCCCAAGCAGCCAAAGATCATTCCAGTGGTGAAGAAGGACAAAGCTACCCAGCGTGGACACGCCTTGAAAAAAAGCCTCGAGAGACGTTGCTCAGATTGTACGAGGACCCTCCATTCCGCCGGCAGAGGGCGCCAGAGGAGCGAAGCCAATGCCGCCCGGGAGAAACCCTTCCAGTGTAGCGACTGCGGGAAATGCTTCATCTGGAGCTCCCACCTGGAGCGCCATCGGCGGATGCACACGGGAGAGAAGCCCTTCAAATGCCTCAACTGCGGGGAAGCCTACAGCCAGAACTTCCACCTCTTGCAGCACAGCTGTGCCCAGCTGATCGAAAAGCCCTTCAAGTGCCCCGAGTGCGGGAAACGCTTCGCCCAGAGCTCAGCCCTGGAGAACCATCAGAAGGGCCataccgccgagaagccccataAGTGCTCGGACTGTGGGAAGTGCTTCATCTGGGCTTCCCACCTGGAGAGGCACCGGAGGGTCCATACGGGAGAGAGGCCTTTCAAGTGCCCCGAATGCGGAGAGTCGTACAGCCAGAGTGCCCACTTGGCCAAGCACCGGCGTAACCACATGGGCGAGCGTCCTTACAACTGCCCCGCCTGCTGGAGAAGCTTTGCTCAGATCTCAGAGCTGGAGGAACACAAGAAGACCCATCTGGGCTGCGAGGACTGCGGCAAGGTCTACCGGAGTCGGCAGACGCTGATGCGGCACCAGCGGGGACACCACCGCGAGCGCACCCACCTCTGTGAGGAATGCGGGAAAGGTTTCGTGTGGGCCTCCCATCTGGAGCGCCACCGTCGGGTGCACACTGGGGAGCGCCCATTCCCCTGCCCCATCTGCGGGGAGAAGTTTGCCCAGAAGGTCCACCTCCTTCATCACAACAAGACTCACTCTCACACCCGGCCCTATAAATGTGGGGATTGCGACAAATGCTTTGGGGACAGCTCTGCTTTCCTGGCTCATCAGCGAGGTCACGCCATGGAGAAGAACCACAAGTGCCGGTATTGCTCCAAGAGCTTcgcctggagctcccacttggaAAGGCATCAGCGgatccacacgggagagaaaccctacAAATGCCCGGATTGCCCTGAGCGCTTTAGCCAGACCTCCCAGCTCTTCAAACATCAGCGCAGACACCTGGGCAAGAGGCCCTACAAGTGCAGCGAATGTGGGCGCAGCTTCGGCACCACCCTGGAAGTCCTCGTCCATCAGCGGACCCACTTTGGGACCAAGCCCTTCCGGTGCTCCAGCTGCGGGAAGGGGTTCACCCGCCGAGCCAACCTGCTCAAGCATCAAAGGTGCCATGTTAAGGATTCCCCTAAGGAACATTTAATGGAAGTGAAGTGTGAAGGCTTCTCCAGTATTTAA
- the LOC139160253 gene encoding zinc finger protein CKR1-like isoform X1, with protein sequence MEPWVYLDQRQKALYRDVMQESYETLMSLANRLLNNSNHNHDDDEEDDDDDEEEEHEELRPGTSQSAPRKVKPLTRRETPKQPKIIPVVKKDKATQRGHALKKSLERRCSDCTRTLHSAGRGRQRSEANAAREKPFQCSDCGKCFIWSSHLERHRRMHTGEKPFKCLNCGEAYSQNFHLLQHSCAQLIEKPFKCPECGKRFAQSSALENHQKGHTAEKPHKCSDCGKCFIWASHLERHRRVHTGERPFKCPECGESYSQSAHLAKHRRNHMGERPYNCPACWRSFAQISELEEHKKTHLGCEDCGKVYRSRQTLMRHQRGHHRERTHLCEECGKGFVWASHLERHRRVHTGERPFPCPICGEKFAQKVHLLHHNKTHSHTRPYKCGDCDKCFGDSSAFLAHQRGHAMEKNHKCRYCSKSFAWSSHLERHQRIHTGEKPYKCPDCPERFSQTSQLFKHQRRHLGKRPYKCSECGRSFGTTLEVLVHQRTHFGTKPFRCSSCGKGFTRRANLLKHQRCHVKDSPKEHLMEVKCEGFSSI encoded by the exons ATGGAGCCATGGGTGTATCTAGATCAGCGTCAGAAGGCTCTGTATCGAGATGTTATGCAAGAAAGCTACGAGACTTTAATGTCTCTTG CTAATCGACTGCTAAACAACAGTAACCacaatcatgatgatgatgaggaggacgACGATGACGACGAAGAGGAAGAGCATGAAGAATTGCGGCCAGGTACCTCTCAAAGTGCGCCCAGAAAGGTCAAACCCTTGACGAGACGGGAGACTCCCAAGCAGCCAAAGATCATTCCAGTGGTGAAGAAGGACAAAGCTACCCAGCGTGGACACGCCTTGAAAAAAAGCCTCGAGAGACGTTGCTCAGATTGTACGAGGACCCTCCATTCCGCCGGCAGAGGGCGCCAGAGGAGCGAAGCCAATGCCGCCCGGGAGAAACCCTTCCAGTGTAGCGACTGCGGGAAATGCTTCATCTGGAGCTCCCACCTGGAGCGCCATCGGCGGATGCACACGGGAGAGAAGCCCTTCAAATGCCTCAACTGCGGGGAAGCCTACAGCCAGAACTTCCACCTCTTGCAGCACAGCTGTGCCCAGCTGATCGAAAAGCCCTTCAAGTGCCCCGAGTGCGGGAAACGCTTCGCCCAGAGCTCAGCCCTGGAGAACCATCAGAAGGGCCataccgccgagaagccccataAGTGCTCGGACTGTGGGAAGTGCTTCATCTGGGCTTCCCACCTGGAGAGGCACCGGAGGGTCCATACGGGAGAGAGGCCTTTCAAGTGCCCCGAATGCGGAGAGTCGTACAGCCAGAGTGCCCACTTGGCCAAGCACCGGCGTAACCACATGGGCGAGCGTCCTTACAACTGCCCCGCCTGCTGGAGAAGCTTTGCTCAGATCTCAGAGCTGGAGGAACACAAGAAGACCCATCTGGGCTGCGAGGACTGCGGCAAGGTCTACCGGAGTCGGCAGACGCTGATGCGGCACCAGCGGGGACACCACCGCGAGCGCACCCACCTCTGTGAGGAATGCGGGAAAGGTTTCGTGTGGGCCTCCCATCTGGAGCGCCACCGTCGGGTGCACACTGGGGAGCGCCCATTCCCCTGCCCCATCTGCGGGGAGAAGTTTGCCCAGAAGGTCCACCTCCTTCATCACAACAAGACTCACTCTCACACCCGGCCCTATAAATGTGGGGATTGCGACAAATGCTTTGGGGACAGCTCTGCTTTCCTGGCTCATCAGCGAGGTCACGCCATGGAGAAGAACCACAAGTGCCGGTATTGCTCCAAGAGCTTcgcctggagctcccacttggaAAGGCATCAGCGgatccacacgggagagaaaccctacAAATGCCCGGATTGCCCTGAGCGCTTTAGCCAGACCTCCCAGCTCTTCAAACATCAGCGCAGACACCTGGGCAAGAGGCCCTACAAGTGCAGCGAATGTGGGCGCAGCTTCGGCACCACCCTGGAAGTCCTCGTCCATCAGCGGACCCACTTTGGGACCAAGCCCTTCCGGTGCTCCAGCTGCGGGAAGGGGTTCACCCGCCGAGCCAACCTGCTCAAGCATCAAAGGTGCCATGTTAAGGATTCCCCTAAGGAACATTTAATGGAAGTGAAGTGTGAAGGCTTCTCCAGTATTTAA